Part of the Gigantopelta aegis isolate Gae_Host unplaced genomic scaffold, Gae_host_genome ctg9515_pilon_pilon, whole genome shotgun sequence genome, GATTAACACAAAACACAGTTCTGTACTCAGCAGAAAAGAAAGCATGTGACTTCTGACCGACGTATTTAATGTGTTCAGCAGTAACAAGCTTTCCAGTCCAGCATCTGGGCTCCTTTTTGAAAGGTAAAACAGATTTATCGGGAGAAACGAAGTTTTTGAAGATTTCATTTTCTTCGCTTTCTGTCAGCAGTTTATTTGGTGAGACTCTCTCCACAAAATACTTCTGACCAAGAATAGAATACCTCACGTTCATCAACGCCTTCCCGAGTGCACTCCTCTTGTTAACTGGGGTTATCTCCCTTCCTTGTCGTCTGCATTCTTCCTCACTCCAAGCGTTCAAAGCTTCAAACACTTTCTCCTCAGATGCGACCAGTTCGTCTGTTTCCGTGACCTCGAAAACACACGAGTGACACAGATCAGAGAAGCCAGGCGATTTTAGAACTGTGTTgccattttcacagatatattTCATAGCCTTGACCTTCAAGTCGTGTTCGTCATAGACATGGGCCTGTTCCATCACGACGCAGACATTATGTGACGATATCGATGACTCCAAATACGCCAGACACTTCTGTTCCAGGGGCGTTACgttatatttgttagataaataCAAAAGTCCGATTGCGTTCTTTGAATCAAGTATGGCGTCATCGGTATATAGGAAACTGAAAAAACAGGAACAGCATGGCATTTTATATAGGAAACACTGAGTTTGGATTCAAACCATAACACACAGGACCCcaacatgttccaagcacaaggctatgaacagtggtactagatgaaataattgatacattttt contains:
- the LOC121367152 gene encoding BTB/POZ domain-containing protein 6-like gives rise to the protein FLYTDDAILDSKNAIGLLYLSNKYNVTPLEQKCLAYLESSISSHNVCVVMEQAHVYDEHDLKVKAMKYICENGNTVLKSPGFSDLCHSCVFEVTETDELVASEEKVFEALNAWSEEECRRQGREITPVNKRSALGKALMNVRYSILGQKYFVERVSPNKLLTESEENEIFKNFVSPDKSVLPFKKEPRCWTGKLVTAEHIKYVGQKSHAFFSAEYRTVFCVNQTCALQGFNITGVSFRFRAAVRDEDTGAVVGETSDKKRTEHLVEFPDQIRIVKDGKYSLVVNCYIRHFYQNGELSDIAEDGNFACRFLNSTPGGYHVCRQDVYRQAMLIPEMDSHTIHRMVKAVATLCT